One Algibacter sp. L3A6 genomic region harbors:
- a CDS encoding OsmC family protein — MKNLVTTTWLGEMRFESTNPSGHNLFIDAGEENGGKSEGYRPKALMLSGLAGCSGLDVASLIKKMKLEVDDFKIETEANLTEEHPKYYDKVAMRFHFYGNNLNEKKLQKAVDLSIEKYCGVMEMFRQFSELTIETHFHSK; from the coding sequence ATGAAAAATTTAGTTACTACAACCTGGTTAGGCGAAATGAGATTTGAAAGCACAAACCCATCAGGACACAATCTTTTTATAGATGCAGGTGAAGAAAACGGCGGAAAAAGCGAAGGTTACCGTCCAAAAGCATTAATGTTATCTGGCTTAGCAGGTTGCTCTGGGTTAGATGTAGCATCCTTAATTAAAAAAATGAAATTAGAGGTCGACGATTTTAAAATAGAAACCGAAGCCAACCTAACCGAAGAGCACCCAAAATATTACGATAAAGTTGCTATGCGCTTTCATTTTTACGGCAATAACTTAAACGAAAAAAAGCTTCAAAAAGCAGTCGATTTATCTATTGAAAAGTATTGTGGTGTTATGGAAATGTTCCGTCAATTTTCAGAATTAACCATCGAAACACACTTTCATTCAAAATAA
- the lepA gene encoding translation elongation factor 4 gives MKNIRNFCIIAHIDHGKSTLADRLLDFTGSVTAREQQAQLLDSMDLERERGITIKSHAIQMDYELDGEKYILNLIDTPGHVDFSYEVSRSIAACEGALLIVDAAQSIQAQTISNLYLALENDLEIIPVLNKVDLPSANPEEVTDDIVDLLGCDPEEVIHASGKTGFGVENILKAIIDRVPAPKGDPDAPLQALIFDSVYNTFRGIETYFRVFNGEIKKGQKIKFVATDKEYYADEVGTLKLTQVAKKSVKTGDVGYLITGIKTAKEVKVGDTITDFANPTTNIVEGFEDVKPMVFAGIYPVDTEDYEELRNSMEKLQLNDASLVFAPESSAALGFGFRCGFLGMLHMEIIQERLEREFDMTVITTVPNVSYHAYTNKNPNEAFIVNNPSDLPEPTTVNRVEEPYIKATIITKSDFVGNVMSLCIEKRGIVLNQTYLTPERVELTFEMPLAEIVFDFYDRLKTVSKGYASFDYHPIGMKESKLVRLDILLNALTVDALSALIHADNAQNIGKKMCEKLKELIPRQQFDIPIQAAIGAKIISRETIKALRKDVTAKCYGGDISRKRKLLEKQKKGKKRMRQVGNVEIPQQAFMAVLKLND, from the coding sequence ATGAAGAACATTAGAAACTTTTGCATTATTGCACATATTGACCACGGAAAAAGCACACTTGCCGACCGTTTGTTAGATTTTACAGGCTCTGTAACAGCTAGAGAGCAACAAGCCCAACTACTTGATAGTATGGATTTGGAGCGCGAACGTGGTATTACCATAAAATCGCACGCCATCCAAATGGATTATGAGTTAGATGGTGAAAAATATATATTAAATTTAATTGATACTCCTGGCCACGTAGATTTCTCTTATGAGGTTTCTAGATCTATTGCTGCCTGCGAGGGTGCGCTTCTAATTGTAGATGCCGCACAAAGTATACAAGCACAAACTATTTCTAACTTATACTTAGCTTTAGAGAATGATTTAGAAATTATTCCGGTGTTAAATAAAGTAGATTTACCAAGTGCAAACCCAGAGGAGGTTACCGATGATATTGTAGATTTATTAGGTTGCGATCCAGAAGAAGTTATTCACGCCAGTGGAAAAACAGGTTTTGGTGTCGAGAATATTTTAAAAGCTATTATCGATCGTGTTCCTGCTCCAAAAGGAGATCCTGATGCACCTTTACAAGCCTTAATTTTCGACTCGGTTTACAATACTTTTAGAGGTATTGAAACGTATTTTAGAGTTTTTAATGGTGAAATAAAAAAGGGACAAAAAATTAAATTTGTTGCTACAGATAAAGAATATTATGCAGACGAAGTTGGAACTTTAAAACTAACTCAAGTTGCTAAAAAAAGCGTAAAAACTGGAGATGTAGGTTACTTAATTACAGGTATTAAAACCGCTAAGGAAGTAAAAGTTGGTGATACTATTACCGATTTTGCTAACCCAACTACAAATATTGTAGAAGGCTTTGAAGATGTAAAACCAATGGTATTTGCTGGTATTTATCCTGTAGATACTGAAGATTACGAAGAGCTTAGAAACTCTATGGAAAAGCTACAACTTAACGATGCCTCGTTAGTGTTTGCTCCAGAAAGTTCTGCGGCTTTAGGTTTTGGTTTCCGTTGTGGATTCTTAGGAATGTTACACATGGAAATTATACAAGAACGTTTAGAACGCGAGTTCGATATGACGGTAATTACTACTGTTCCCAATGTATCTTACCATGCTTATACAAACAAAAACCCGAACGAAGCCTTTATTGTAAATAACCCGTCGGATTTACCGGAACCTACTACAGTAAATCGTGTTGAGGAACCTTATATTAAGGCTACTATTATTACAAAATCTGATTTTGTTGGTAATGTGATGTCTCTTTGTATTGAAAAACGTGGTATCGTTCTTAATCAAACGTATTTAACACCGGAACGTGTTGAGTTAACTTTTGAAATGCCTCTTGCAGAAATTGTATTCGATTTTTACGATCGTTTAAAAACAGTTTCCAAAGGGTATGCTTCTTTCGATTACCATCCTATCGGAATGAAAGAATCAAAATTAGTACGTTTAGATATTTTATTAAATGCACTTACTGTTGATGCGCTTTCTGCCTTAATTCACGCCGATAACGCACAGAATATTGGTAAGAAAATGTGTGAGAAATTAAAAGAATTAATTCCACGTCAACAATTCGATATTCCAATTCAGGCGGCTATTGGTGCAAAAATTATTTCGAGAGAAACAATTAAAGCCCTTAGAAAAGATGTAACAGCAAAATGTTATGGTGGTGATATTTCTCGTAAAAGAAAACTACTTGAAAAGCAGAAAAAAGGTAAAAAACGTATGCGCCAAGTAGGTAATGTAGAAATACCTCAGCAAGCGTTTATGGCTGTTTTAAAGTTGAATGATTAA
- a CDS encoding MFS transporter, whose protein sequence is MAKTDPYAALRIKEFNIFLLVRFLLVFGWSMQFIVIEWQVYSLTKDPLSLGIIGLMEIIPAFTMALFAGHIVDQKEKRNLLATCIAAFSLISFGLFMLTWDKIVGDWGSKSILYSIYALVFFGGFLRSFFGPTIFSLVALIVPKKVYPNAATWNSSTWQMAGVLGPALGGFTIGWIGVHWSLCIIFGLILMSFFILLQIKRKPILNPKIGEPVIDSLKEGVRFVFKTKAILGAMTLDMVAVLFGGAIALLPVFAQDILKVGSEGFGVLRAAPAVGAFITMLITAYIPISKNAGMKLLVAIFGFGVCIIVFGLSNIFWVSAIALFFSGMTDGVSMVIRQTIFQIKTPDHMRGRVSSVNSMFVGSSNELGAFESGVTAKFFGAVTAVVFGGTMTLITVVATGLASPSFRKLDLTEDLKAHESDD, encoded by the coding sequence ATGGCAAAAACTGATCCCTACGCAGCACTGCGCATTAAAGAATTCAATATATTTTTATTAGTCCGCTTTCTACTTGTTTTTGGTTGGTCTATGCAATTTATTGTTATTGAGTGGCAAGTTTACAGCCTTACAAAAGATCCTTTATCTCTTGGTATTATTGGTTTAATGGAAATTATACCGGCCTTTACCATGGCGCTTTTTGCAGGACATATTGTAGATCAAAAAGAAAAACGAAATCTCTTAGCCACTTGTATTGCTGCTTTTTCTCTAATTAGTTTTGGATTATTTATGCTCACTTGGGATAAAATTGTTGGAGATTGGGGTTCTAAAAGCATTTTATATTCCATTTACGCCTTAGTCTTCTTTGGGGGCTTTTTACGTTCCTTTTTTGGACCTACGATCTTTTCTCTTGTAGCTTTAATTGTTCCTAAAAAAGTATATCCTAACGCCGCTACATGGAACAGTTCAACTTGGCAAATGGCAGGTGTTTTAGGCCCTGCTCTAGGAGGTTTCACCATCGGTTGGATTGGAGTACATTGGTCGCTATGCATCATATTCGGACTCATTCTTATGTCCTTTTTTATCTTATTACAAATAAAACGCAAACCTATTTTAAACCCTAAAATAGGAGAACCTGTAATAGACAGCTTAAAAGAAGGTGTGCGTTTTGTATTTAAAACTAAAGCTATTTTAGGTGCCATGACTTTAGATATGGTTGCCGTACTTTTTGGTGGAGCCATTGCACTACTTCCTGTTTTTGCACAAGACATTTTAAAAGTAGGAAGCGAAGGTTTTGGCGTATTACGTGCCGCACCAGCCGTTGGCGCTTTCATTACTATGTTGATTACAGCATATATTCCGATAAGTAAAAATGCAGGCATGAAATTATTAGTCGCTATTTTCGGTTTTGGAGTCTGTATTATTGTATTCGGGTTATCTAATATATTTTGGGTTTCAGCAATAGCCTTATTCTTTAGCGGCATGACAGATGGTGTGTCTATGGTGATTAGACAAACCATTTTTCAGATAAAAACACCCGACCATATGCGTGGTCGTGTATCCTCAGTAAACTCTATGTTTGTAGGATCTTCAAACGAGTTAGGCGCTTTTGAAAGTGGCGTTACCGCGAAATTTTTCGGTGCCGTTACTGCTGTGGTTTTTGGAGGTACCATGACATTAATTACTGTGGTTGCCACAGGTTTAGCTTCTCCTTCTTTTAGGAAATTAGATTTAACTGAAGATTTAAAAGCACACGAAAGTGATGATTAA
- the recJ gene encoding single-stranded-DNA-specific exonuclease RecJ: protein MRWTLKEKPQAAETEALQKALNVDATTATLLLQRGIKTFEEAKTFFRPSLTDLHDPFLMKDMDKAVARIEKAIANNENILVYGDYDVDGTSSVALMSTYLKSIHNLVYTYIPNRYDEGYGVSYKGINFALENNFTLIVALDCGIKAIDKVAHAKELGIDFIICDHHRPGAKIPDAAAVLDPKREDCNYPYKELCGCGVGFKLIEALASKEGKTAEDLTEYLDLVATAIGADIVPIDGENRVLAYFGLQVINTNPRPGIKAILAQVEKTELTITDVVFIVAPRINAAGRMKHGNYAVTLLTEEDDELATKYAAEINDYNLERRETDKRITEEALVQIEKNKEQDRLTTVVYDKDWHKGVIGIVASRLTETYHRPTLVFTKSGEFLAASARSVKGFDVYNALEACAEHIEQFGGHKYAAGLTLKEENYEAFKQAFEDKVSKTIDRNLLTPEIKIDLEIDLDNITPKFNRILKQFAPYGPSNMTPVFLTENLIDTGYGKPVGADQTHLRLTATQAGTSINVVGIGFSMADKFEIISNGKPFKAVYSIDENEWQGNISLQMKIRDIKA, encoded by the coding sequence ATGCGTTGGACATTAAAAGAAAAACCACAGGCAGCAGAAACTGAAGCTTTGCAGAAAGCATTAAATGTAGACGCTACCACAGCAACATTACTTTTGCAACGTGGTATTAAAACTTTTGAAGAAGCAAAAACTTTTTTCCGCCCTAGCTTAACAGATTTACACGATCCATTCTTAATGAAAGATATGGACAAAGCTGTGGCACGTATAGAAAAAGCAATTGCGAACAACGAAAACATTTTGGTTTATGGTGATTACGATGTAGATGGCACGAGCTCTGTGGCGCTTATGTCTACCTACCTTAAATCAATACATAATTTGGTTTACACGTATATCCCAAACAGGTATGATGAAGGTTATGGCGTATCCTATAAAGGAATAAACTTTGCACTAGAAAATAATTTCACTTTAATAGTTGCTTTAGATTGCGGCATTAAAGCCATAGATAAAGTGGCACACGCCAAAGAATTGGGTATAGATTTTATTATCTGCGACCACCACCGACCAGGTGCTAAAATTCCAGATGCAGCAGCCGTTTTAGATCCAAAACGAGAAGACTGCAACTATCCATATAAAGAACTTTGTGGCTGTGGTGTAGGCTTTAAACTTATTGAAGCTTTAGCATCAAAAGAAGGAAAAACAGCCGAAGATTTAACCGAATATTTAGATTTAGTAGCCACGGCTATTGGAGCAGATATTGTTCCTATAGATGGTGAAAACCGTGTTCTTGCTTATTTTGGTTTACAAGTTATTAACACCAATCCTCGACCAGGAATTAAAGCCATTTTAGCGCAAGTAGAAAAAACAGAACTAACCATAACCGATGTTGTATTTATTGTAGCACCACGTATCAATGCTGCTGGCCGTATGAAACATGGTAATTATGCGGTAACCTTATTAACCGAGGAAGATGATGAGTTAGCGACTAAATATGCCGCAGAAATTAACGATTACAATCTTGAGCGTCGCGAAACAGATAAAAGAATAACAGAAGAAGCACTTGTCCAAATTGAAAAAAATAAAGAACAAGACCGCCTAACCACAGTTGTTTACGATAAAGATTGGCATAAAGGCGTTATTGGTATTGTAGCTTCTAGATTAACCGAAACCTACCATAGACCAACTTTGGTTTTCACTAAAAGTGGTGAGTTTTTAGCAGCTTCGGCACGTTCGGTAAAAGGTTTTGATGTTTACAATGCCTTGGAAGCTTGCGCCGAACATATTGAACAATTTGGCGGACACAAATACGCGGCAGGATTAACATTAAAAGAAGAAAACTACGAAGCCTTTAAACAAGCTTTTGAAGACAAGGTTTCTAAAACTATAGATAGAAACTTACTTACACCCGAAATAAAAATAGATTTAGAAATAGATTTAGACAACATTACGCCTAAATTTAATAGAATTTTAAAACAATTTGCTCCTTACGGCCCCAGTAATATGACACCTGTTTTTTTAACCGAAAACCTAATTGATACAGGCTACGGAAAACCAGTTGGTGCAGATCAAACTCATTTAAGATTAACAGCTACGCAAGCCGGCACATCTATAAATGTTGTTGGTATTGGTTTTAGTATGGCAGATAAGTTTGAAATTATTTCAAACGGCAAGCCATTTAAAGCTGTTTATTCTATAGACGAAAACGAATGGCAAGGTAATATAAGCTTACAAATGAAAATACGTGATATTAAGGCTTAA